DNA from bacterium:
TCCTCGATGACCTGCTCTTCGGAGACTTCCTCCTCCTTGAATCCGACGACCGCGCGGAGCTGGTGGATCATGGTCTCGATGGACTTCTCAAGCGCTTCACGAGCAGAGATGGTGCCATCGGTCTCGATGAGGATGCGGAGACGGTTGAAATCGGTACGATCACCGACGCGCATGTTCTCGACTTCGTAGTTCACACGGCGGATCGGAGAAAAGATCGCATCAAGTGCGATAGTGCCGATGTCCACGCGCTCCTTCTGGTGGACCTCCTTCGGGACGTAGCCCAAACCGCGTTCGACGCGGACTTCCATCTCGAGCGTGACCTTGCCGGTCACTTCGGCGATGTGCTGTTCCGGATTGAGGATCTCAACCTGACCTGGGAGCTGGAAATCAGCAGCGGTCACGGTCTTCGGGCCCTTTACGGAAAGCGTAAGGGTCTGCGGCTCATCCGAGGAGAGCTGGAGACGCATCTTGCGGACATTAAGAAGAAGCGTAACCACATCCTCCTTCACGCCTTCGATCGTGGAGAATTCGTGCGCAACGCCGGGGATCTTTACCGACGTGACTGCAGCGCCCGGGAGGGACGAGAGGATGATGCGGCGGAGCGAGTTGCCGAGCGTATAGCCGTAACCCGGATAAAGGCCGTCGATTTCATAGGTACCGCTGCGCTCTGCTTCAGAGACGACACGCGGCTTCGACGGGAGTGCGATATGGTAATCGAGCATATAAAAAGGGGCGCGACACTAGTAAAGCGCTTATAAATAGTATACCACTACCTGCTGTAAAACTCAAATACAGCTGGATAATCCAAGGGGATTTCCGTGGCTACATAGCTCGGTTCCCCTTCCACCTTCGCAACCATGGTCGGTGCGTCAACGGAAATCCACGTCGGAATGGCACGAGCCGAACCTTCGTTGCTGCTCATGTGAGCAAACAGCGGCGACTGGCGGGAGCCCTCGCGGACCGTGATGGTGTCACCCTTCTTGACGCGGTACGACGGGACGGTGATGCGGGTGCCGTTTACGAGCAAGTGGCCATGAGAGACCATCTGGCGAGCAGCGCGGCGGGTGCTCGCGAAGCCGGAACGGTAGGCGACGCTGTCCAAGCGGGTCTCAAGCGTGCGGTGCAAGGTTTCCGGTGGATTCTTCGTCTCGAATGCGCCCTCTGCATAGTTGGAGAGCTGCTTCTCGGAAATACCGTAGGTGAAGCGGACCTTCTGCTTCTCAAGGAGCTGACGGCCGTAGTCGGACTTGTTGCGACCGCGCGGCTTCTTCGTGCTCTTGCGAGCTTCAGCGAGCGCGAACTTCTGCGTCTGCGTCTGCTCGAAGATCGCCGATCCGAGGCGCTTCGCAATCTTGTACTTGGATTTGATCTGCAACATAGATATTAGATGCGGCGCGGCTTAGGCGGGCGCGGACCGTTGTGAGGAACCGGAGTATCGTCGGCGATGCGGGTGACTTCGATGCCCTTGCCGGCGAAACCACGAAGCGCGGATTCACGACCAGCACCAACACCACGGATGACGACGTCAACCTCTTTGCAGCCCATCATGGTTGCCTTCTCACCGAGAAGCTCCCCTACCTTGGCTGCTGCAAACGGAGTTCCCTTCTTTGCACCGGAGAAACCAAGTGCGCCAGACGAAGACCACGCGACCGCGTTGCCCTCCTTGTCTGCCAACGTGACCTTCGTGTTGTTGTAGGTCGCGTGGATGTGGAGCGTACCCGATGCGAGCGACTTCTTCGCGGTGCGCGCAAGAGATCGGGACTTGAGTCCCTGATCGACGGTACCTCCTGATTTTCGAATGATTCGTTTCTTTCCCATAGTGATTGGTGTTGGTGTTCTCTCGGTGCTCTATCCGGGTTTATGTCTTCTCCAGCTTACGGCGGCCGGATGTCATTGTTT
Protein-coding regions in this window:
- the rpsK gene encoding 30S ribosomal protein S11, whose product is MGKKRIIRKSGGTVDQGLKSRSLARTAKKSLASGTLHIHATYNNTKVTLADKEGNAVAWSSSGALGFSGAKKGTPFAAAKVGELLGEKATMMGCKEVDVVIRGVGAGRESALRGFAGKGIEVTRIADDTPVPHNGPRPPKPRRI
- a CDS encoding DNA-directed RNA polymerase subunit alpha; amino-acid sequence: MLDYHIALPSKPRVVSEAERSGTYEIDGLYPGYGYTLGNSLRRIILSSLPGAAVTSVKIPGVAHEFSTIEGVKEDVVTLLLNVRKMRLQLSSDEPQTLTLSVKGPKTVTAADFQLPGQVEILNPEQHIAEVTGKVTLEMEVRVERGLGYVPKEVHQKERVDIGTIALDAIFSPIRRVNYEVENMRVGDRTDFNRLRILIETDGTISAREALEKSIETMIHQLRAVVGFKEEEVSEEQVIEEVDAVLRRDDKSQDSEMLKTRITEMNLPQRVEQALDNASIRTVGGLVRKREDDLLAIEGLGQKGLQDIKRALSNLGLTLRSQ
- the rpsD gene encoding 30S ribosomal protein S4 is translated as MLQIKSKYKIAKRLGSAIFEQTQTQKFALAEARKSTKKPRGRNKSDYGRQLLEKQKVRFTYGISEKQLSNYAEGAFETKNPPETLHRTLETRLDSVAYRSGFASTRRAARQMVSHGHLLVNGTRITVPSYRVKKGDTITVREGSRQSPLFAHMSSNEGSARAIPTWISVDAPTMVAKVEGEPSYVATEIPLDYPAVFEFYSR